In Bacillus sp. SB49, a single window of DNA contains:
- the asnB gene encoding asparagine synthase (glutamine-hydrolyzing) yields MCGITGWVSWTRLLENQEKTLKEMTESITHRGPDADGFWLDGQAAFGHRRLIVVDPEGGLQPMIYEADGNKVALSYNGEIYNFQELREELTVLGHTFQSSSDTEVLLHSYLEWEENCVHHLNGIFAFAIWDERKDQLMLGRDHLGVKPLYFANRDGEIIFGSELKTLFAHPSIEPVIDKNGLSEVFGLGPIRTPGQGVFKDIEEVRAGHYVLFTKDERHTERYWKLESKTHEDDLDETVENIKWYLEDTVNRQLYADRPVVSMLSGGLDSSGLTAIASKQLEKTGNTLHTYSMDFENSDDSFAQDFLRVDKDEPWVKKVAEHAGTNHESIILDAESLVNNLLVPMRARDLPGVGEIETSLYLLFKEMEKDATVALSGESADEVFSGYPWFHKEEFLDADTFPWLLNMQGISGILSDDMKEKLDIPAYQKARYQEALEEVPTLDSETETQAKQRRMSYMFITRFLPFMLDRKDRSSMMTGFEVRVPFCDYRLVEYLWNVPIEMKNVDGIEKGILRRALADYLPEDVRYRKKSAYPSTKDEEYLAGVRNWMLRILDDPDSPVLAFIDTDKIRSIAEEKATDIDANAAKSLFDYLIQINEWMKEYDIKVEL; encoded by the coding sequence ATGTGTGGAATTACAGGATGGGTCTCATGGACCCGTTTATTAGAGAATCAAGAGAAAACACTGAAAGAAATGACAGAATCCATTACTCACAGAGGACCGGATGCCGATGGTTTTTGGCTTGATGGACAAGCCGCTTTCGGTCATCGTCGTCTGATTGTCGTTGATCCGGAAGGCGGCCTCCAGCCAATGATTTACGAAGCAGACGGAAATAAAGTCGCCCTTTCCTACAACGGGGAAATCTATAATTTCCAAGAGCTTCGCGAAGAGTTGACAGTGCTTGGTCACACCTTCCAAAGCTCCTCCGATACGGAAGTCCTCCTCCATTCCTATCTGGAATGGGAAGAGAACTGTGTCCATCATCTGAACGGGATCTTCGCTTTCGCTATTTGGGATGAACGCAAAGACCAACTGATGTTGGGACGCGACCATCTTGGCGTAAAACCACTTTACTTCGCCAACAGGGATGGAGAAATTATTTTCGGATCCGAATTGAAAACTTTATTCGCTCACCCTTCCATCGAACCTGTTATTGATAAGAACGGTTTATCTGAAGTATTCGGTCTCGGGCCGATCCGCACGCCGGGACAAGGTGTCTTCAAGGATATCGAAGAAGTACGTGCCGGCCACTACGTTCTTTTTACGAAAGATGAGCGTCACACGGAACGATACTGGAAGTTGGAAAGTAAAACACACGAAGATGACCTGGATGAAACGGTCGAGAACATCAAGTGGTATTTGGAAGATACGGTAAACCGCCAATTATATGCGGATCGACCTGTCGTCTCTATGCTGTCCGGCGGCCTGGATTCCAGCGGATTGACAGCCATTGCATCTAAACAGCTGGAGAAGACCGGGAACACACTTCATACGTACTCTATGGATTTTGAAAACAGCGACGACAGCTTTGCTCAGGATTTCCTGCGCGTAGACAAAGACGAGCCATGGGTCAAGAAAGTAGCCGAACATGCAGGTACAAACCATGAATCGATCATCCTTGACGCTGAGTCTCTTGTGAACAACTTATTAGTTCCGATGAGAGCAAGAGATCTTCCGGGTGTCGGAGAAATTGAAACCTCTCTTTACCTCCTTTTTAAAGAAATGGAAAAAGACGCAACGGTTGCTCTATCCGGTGAATCTGCGGATGAGGTGTTCAGTGGGTATCCATGGTTTCATAAAGAAGAATTTCTTGATGCAGACACGTTCCCTTGGTTATTGAACATGCAGGGGATATCCGGCATCCTTTCCGACGATATGAAAGAAAAATTAGACATTCCCGCCTATCAAAAAGCACGCTATCAGGAAGCACTCGAAGAAGTGCCGACGCTTGATAGCGAAACAGAGACACAGGCAAAACAAAGACGTATGTCTTACATGTTCATTACACGCTTTCTCCCTTTCATGCTGGATCGAAAAGACCGTTCCAGTATGATGACAGGCTTTGAGGTACGCGTTCCTTTCTGTGACTACCGACTTGTAGAGTACCTATGGAATGTACCGATTGAAATGAAGAACGTAGATGGAATAGAAAAAGGAATTCTGCGCCGTGCCCTTGCCGACTATTTGCCGGAGGATGTACGATACCGCAAAAAGAGTGCCTACCCAAGTACGAAAGATGAAGAATATTTGGCAGGGGTGAGAAACTGGATGCTTAGAATCCTTGATGATCCTGATTCTCCTGTCCTTGCCTTTATCGATACGGATAAAATTCGCAGCATTGCAGAAGAAAAAGCGACGGATATCGATGCCAATGCTGCTAAATCTCTATTCGACTATTTGATTCAGATCAATGAATGGATGAAGGAATACGACATTAAAGTAGAACTATGA
- a CDS encoding carbohydrate ABC transporter permease, which translates to MRKPAEGKGGRVPIYILLSLASLLSLFPFYWMFVMATRPSAAYNSIPPTLLPGDQLVENFTKVLDTIPFFQAMWNTILLCTTVTLAVLIISSLAGFAFAKFNFPGKNFFFICILLTMVIPPQLGLIPQYYLVSQLGWLDTLFGAGVLFLLNPLGIFLMRQYISESVPDEIMEAAKLDGCSNFRIYRSIVLPIIKPAFATLGIIVFTLVWGEFLWQFTVLRDPSSYTLQVALASLNNAFRVDFGMLLSGVFWATVPLIIIFLIFNKWFISSITEGSVK; encoded by the coding sequence ATGAGAAAACCGGCAGAAGGGAAAGGCGGAAGAGTCCCGATATATATATTACTGAGCTTGGCATCCTTGCTGTCTCTCTTTCCATTCTATTGGATGTTTGTTATGGCAACGAGACCGAGTGCTGCCTATAACTCGATCCCTCCGACACTGTTACCAGGGGATCAACTGGTCGAAAACTTTACCAAAGTGTTGGATACCATTCCATTCTTTCAAGCGATGTGGAATACGATCCTTTTATGTACGACTGTTACGCTTGCTGTCTTGATAATCAGTTCTTTAGCAGGCTTCGCGTTTGCTAAATTCAACTTCCCGGGCAAGAACTTTTTCTTTATCTGTATCCTGCTGACGATGGTCATCCCTCCCCAACTGGGATTGATCCCTCAATATTACCTTGTGTCGCAGCTTGGGTGGTTAGATACATTGTTCGGTGCAGGTGTATTGTTTCTGTTAAATCCGCTTGGCATTTTCCTTATGCGCCAATATATCAGTGAATCGGTTCCGGATGAAATTATGGAGGCTGCGAAACTGGACGGCTGCTCAAACTTCCGTATTTATCGAAGTATCGTCCTTCCGATTATTAAACCGGCATTTGCTACACTTGGAATAATCGTATTCACTCTTGTGTGGGGAGAGTTTTTGTGGCAGTTCACCGTCTTAAGAGACCCGTCTTCTTACACGCTGCAAGTCGCTCTGGCATCCTTGAACAATGCATTCCGGGTGGATTTCGGTATGTTATTGTCAGGCGTATTCTGGGCGACCGTTCCGTTGATCATCATCTTCCTTATCTTTAATAAATGGTTTATATCCAGTATCACGGAAGGATCGGTAAAGTAA
- a CDS encoding carbohydrate ABC transporter permease, translating into MESVEKQQRVSRAKTSHMSEKKKDMLSGYFYIAPFFIIFGIIGLYPAGFSIVLAFQKWNGLGEMEFVGMSNFIIVLQDPLFWKSLYNTVIIGLMGTAPQLIVGIILAYFLNLAVIRFTNFFRVTIFMPYITSMVAVALVFGVFFSSSETALANYFIGLFGIDPVSWKTSEWGAKIAIALMVFWRWVGYNTIIYLAGLQSIPKDLYEAATIDGAGKVQQFFHITIPLLKPFILLTVFMSTVGALQLFAEPTVFLGSSAFSRDEAMTVVMYLYRDAFNLGSFGTASATAVLLLIIIIAAAAINTWLTSGFNREKKRKVS; encoded by the coding sequence ATGGAGAGTGTGGAGAAGCAACAGAGAGTCTCCCGAGCGAAGACGAGTCACATGTCCGAGAAGAAGAAAGATATGCTTTCCGGGTATTTCTATATCGCTCCCTTTTTTATCATATTTGGCATTATAGGTTTGTATCCTGCAGGTTTCAGCATCGTTCTTGCTTTTCAAAAGTGGAATGGTCTGGGTGAAATGGAGTTTGTAGGAATGAGCAATTTTATAATTGTTCTACAGGATCCGCTGTTTTGGAAGTCACTCTATAATACAGTAATTATTGGATTGATGGGCACTGCGCCACAGCTGATTGTCGGTATCATTCTTGCTTACTTCCTGAACCTTGCCGTCATACGGTTCACTAACTTCTTCCGGGTGACGATCTTTATGCCGTATATCACTTCTATGGTTGCGGTTGCGCTCGTATTCGGTGTGTTTTTCAGCAGCAGCGAAACAGCTCTTGCCAATTACTTTATCGGTCTTTTCGGTATCGATCCTGTAAGTTGGAAAACATCGGAATGGGGGGCGAAGATCGCAATCGCTCTGATGGTTTTCTGGCGATGGGTAGGATATAACACCATTATTTACCTGGCAGGTCTGCAAAGTATTCCAAAGGATCTGTATGAGGCTGCCACCATTGATGGTGCAGGGAAGGTGCAGCAATTCTTCCATATTACGATTCCATTGCTGAAACCGTTCATTCTGTTAACCGTCTTTATGTCTACGGTTGGTGCCCTGCAGCTTTTTGCAGAACCGACAGTATTCCTAGGATCTTCTGCCTTTAGTCGTGATGAAGCGATGACAGTGGTCATGTACTTATACAGGGATGCTTTTAATCTGGGTTCTTTCGGTACAGCATCGGCTACGGCTGTCCTTTTACTGATCATCATCATTGCAGCAGCAGCCATCAATACGTGGTTAACCTCAGGATTCAATCGTGAGAAGAAAAGGAAGGTGTCTTAA
- a CDS encoding LacI family DNA-binding transcriptional regulator has product MDLTIRDIAKMAGVSPATVSKIINNYGGISDSTRQKVFKIIEDTKYQPTFSAKSLATKKSNLIGLIYAGKINVDFKHPFFNEVVNSFKKTVGALGYDLLLFSNEKIYEGESKYLERCKHFHVDGCLIIAGDEIEDAVHEIAASDIPCIGIDLKLEGPRSSYIMTDNAKIGFNVVEYLYLNQVRNIAYIGGKQDSLVSSIRNIGFVDAMNQFGLNVEKDWIHYGDFFEDSGYDAMKKILNGGRLPEAVFAASDMMALGALKAIKEHGLSVPHDIQLVGCDDIEACRYSDPPLTTVKQDKQKLGKLSAYMLEDLMKSDHAIQAVKVDPELVPRATTIER; this is encoded by the coding sequence ATGGATTTAACGATCAGGGATATCGCGAAGATGGCCGGTGTATCACCGGCTACTGTATCAAAAATTATTAATAATTACGGTGGCATCAGTGATTCAACAAGGCAGAAAGTCTTTAAAATCATCGAAGATACGAAATATCAGCCCACTTTTTCAGCCAAATCACTGGCTACAAAGAAATCCAACTTGATCGGTCTGATCTATGCGGGGAAAATCAACGTAGATTTCAAGCACCCTTTCTTTAACGAGGTCGTCAACTCTTTTAAGAAAACGGTAGGCGCCCTTGGGTATGATTTACTGCTCTTCTCAAATGAAAAGATTTATGAAGGGGAGAGCAAGTATTTGGAAAGATGCAAACACTTCCATGTCGATGGTTGTTTGATTATTGCTGGAGATGAGATTGAAGATGCGGTCCACGAGATCGCAGCAAGCGACATCCCCTGTATCGGAATCGATTTAAAATTGGAAGGCCCCCGTTCCAGTTACATCATGACAGATAATGCAAAAATCGGCTTTAATGTAGTGGAATATCTGTATTTAAATCAGGTTCGGAATATTGCTTACATCGGAGGGAAACAAGACTCTTTAGTATCCAGTATCCGTAATATCGGATTCGTGGACGCTATGAACCAATTTGGTCTGAACGTAGAGAAGGACTGGATCCATTATGGGGACTTCTTTGAAGACAGCGGGTATGACGCGATGAAGAAGATTCTGAATGGAGGAAGGCTTCCGGAAGCCGTATTCGCCGCTTCTGATATGATGGCTCTTGGTGCTTTAAAAGCCATAAAAGAACACGGACTCTCCGTACCTCATGATATACAGCTGGTCGGCTGCGATGATATCGAGGCTTGCCGGTATAGTGATCCGCCGCTTACCACTGTAAAGCAGGATAAACAGAAACTTGGAAAACTTTCTGCATATATGCTGGAAGATTTAATGAAATCAGATCATGCCATTCAGGCAGTAAAAGTAGACCCTGAACTGGTACCGCGGGCAACGACAATCGAACGTTGA
- a CDS encoding ABC transporter substrate-binding protein: MKLKKSWMIAMLLLLTTFLYACSGGDDSASGEGKVTLDFWVFGATNYEDLAKEYEKENPDVKINIKNSELEDHHNSLFTAISAGTGAPDLTMIEIDQLDRYREAQDRFVNFYDLGAEDLEGKYLDWKWKMAENGDGDFLFGLPTDIGPKAMYYHTGIFEEAGLPTDPDEVTAMIDSPEKFKEAAETVWKETNKPMVDSMEMAFRANMDALEVSYFNRDGELLIEESDNGVKAAYDYAVELNDMGVVSNFDMWTPEWANALNEGSFAAELAPAWLKGYMTENAPDAEGDWRVTTMPTQFAGNWGGSYVAMPAETDYKEEAYDFAQWLLSPENQMKSFTESGLFPSTPDTYEMEAFTNNEDEYFGGQNTAAYFAEAAQEIPEVYKGPKYVTVNNEVLTALKNVQEGADPEKEWDAAVKRINDLLKR, from the coding sequence ATGAAGTTGAAAAAGAGTTGGATGATTGCAATGTTATTATTGTTGACTACTTTTCTTTATGCGTGCAGTGGAGGAGATGATTCTGCTTCGGGAGAAGGTAAAGTAACCCTTGATTTCTGGGTTTTTGGTGCAACCAATTATGAAGATCTTGCAAAAGAATATGAAAAAGAGAACCCTGACGTGAAAATCAACATAAAAAACTCTGAGTTAGAAGACCATCATAATAGCTTATTTACAGCTATATCCGCTGGAACCGGCGCACCGGATCTGACAATGATTGAAATCGATCAGCTGGACCGTTATAGGGAAGCGCAGGATCGATTCGTCAATTTTTATGATTTAGGCGCAGAAGATCTGGAAGGCAAATACTTAGATTGGAAATGGAAGATGGCAGAGAACGGCGACGGAGATTTTTTGTTTGGACTTCCTACGGATATCGGCCCGAAAGCCATGTATTATCATACCGGGATTTTTGAAGAAGCAGGTCTGCCTACGGATCCGGATGAAGTGACTGCCATGATCGATTCTCCCGAAAAATTCAAAGAAGCAGCAGAGACCGTATGGAAAGAGACCAATAAACCGATGGTCGATAGTATGGAAATGGCATTCCGTGCCAACATGGACGCTCTCGAGGTCAGCTACTTCAACAGGGATGGCGAACTTCTTATTGAAGAATCCGATAACGGTGTCAAAGCGGCTTATGATTATGCAGTGGAGTTAAATGATATGGGGGTTGTCTCTAATTTTGATATGTGGACACCTGAGTGGGCGAACGCCTTAAATGAGGGGAGTTTTGCAGCAGAATTGGCTCCTGCATGGTTGAAAGGATACATGACAGAAAATGCACCCGATGCGGAAGGGGATTGGCGCGTGACGACTATGCCTACACAGTTTGCAGGTAACTGGGGCGGATCCTACGTAGCGATGCCGGCTGAAACAGATTATAAGGAGGAAGCTTACGACTTCGCTCAATGGTTGTTATCACCAGAAAATCAAATGAAATCCTTTACGGAGAGCGGTTTATTCCCATCCACACCGGATACGTATGAAATGGAAGCGTTCACCAATAATGAGGACGAATATTTTGGAGGGCAAAATACAGCCGCTTACTTCGCTGAAGCAGCACAGGAAATTCCAGAAGTTTACAAAGGTCCTAAATATGTGACCGTAAACAACGAAGTGCTTACAGCCCTGAAGAATGTCCAGGAAGGTGCTGATCCGGAGAAAGAATGGGATGCAGCCGTGAAACGGATCAATGATCTTTTGAAACGATGA
- a CDS encoding LTA synthase family protein, protein MIYMKTTNPLNKGWVFFWTAVILLWAKTYYALQTAFTLDIENGAQQFILILTPISSILFFFSFAFFFSPKRRNKAFMTIYFLMSFILYANVVYYRFFNDYITLPVLMQYKNFGDLGGSAQSLMHVSDVLYWVDFVLLIAWLVAKKTNPTMHFKKRTVAMLFASSIGFAAVNLSMAEVQRPELLVRTFDRAKLVKLLGIYNYHIYDSVMTAKTSSHRVLADSNELVDVLNYVNSQQGKMGAHGEFFGKAEGKNIVLVSLESTQNFVIDRELNGQEITPFLNDLKDDSFYFSNFYHNTGQGKTSDAEFIIDNSLYGLPRGAVYTTNANNEYNATPEIVKEHGYTPVSFHGNHSSFWNRDVMYQNLGYDEFYSKKYYDVTDENSVNYGLKDIPFFEQSMPLLKELDKPYYAKFITMTNHYPYIMNSEDMKMIDPADTGDGSVDRYFQTVRYEDESIKRFFELMKEQGEYEDSIFILYGDHYGISENHNRAMSEILDKEITPFEHTQLQKVPLIIHIPGMEGKEMDTVGGEIDLKPTILSLLGIEEENDVQFGTDLFKEDRESKTIFRDGSVVTDDYVYAAEGDHCYDKSTGEEVDGEACTPLKKDAQTELNYSDKVVYGDLLRFLDEKQNQNTEK, encoded by the coding sequence ATGATTTACATGAAAACTACCAATCCATTAAACAAAGGCTGGGTTTTCTTCTGGACCGCAGTAATATTACTGTGGGCAAAAACCTATTACGCCCTACAAACAGCATTTACGTTAGATATTGAAAACGGCGCACAACAATTCATTCTGATCCTTACACCAATCAGTTCTATCTTATTCTTTTTCAGTTTTGCATTCTTCTTCTCACCAAAGAGAAGAAATAAAGCATTTATGACCATTTACTTCTTAATGTCATTCATTCTTTATGCAAACGTCGTGTATTATCGTTTCTTTAACGATTACATCACCCTTCCTGTGTTGATGCAGTACAAGAACTTCGGGGATCTAGGAGGCAGTGCTCAATCATTGATGCACGTTTCTGATGTACTGTACTGGGTTGATTTCGTTCTTCTAATCGCATGGTTGGTAGCGAAAAAGACCAATCCGACGATGCACTTTAAGAAAAGAACCGTCGCTATGCTTTTTGCTTCATCCATAGGCTTTGCGGCAGTAAACCTGTCCATGGCTGAGGTTCAAAGGCCAGAACTGCTCGTACGTACGTTTGATCGCGCAAAACTCGTCAAACTGCTAGGAATCTACAATTATCACATCTATGATTCTGTGATGACAGCTAAAACATCGTCCCACCGAGTTCTTGCAGACAGCAATGAACTTGTTGACGTCTTGAACTACGTCAATTCCCAGCAAGGGAAAATGGGAGCGCACGGAGAGTTCTTCGGAAAAGCGGAAGGAAAGAACATTGTACTCGTTTCGCTTGAGTCCACGCAGAACTTTGTTATCGACAGAGAATTAAATGGACAGGAAATTACTCCTTTCCTTAATGATCTCAAAGATGACAGCTTCTATTTCAGCAATTTTTATCACAATACCGGACAAGGGAAAACCTCAGATGCAGAATTCATCATTGATAATTCCCTGTATGGACTGCCGCGAGGCGCTGTCTATACAACGAATGCAAACAACGAATACAATGCTACTCCGGAAATTGTAAAAGAGCACGGGTATACACCTGTGAGTTTCCACGGAAACCACTCAAGTTTCTGGAACCGTGATGTCATGTATCAAAACCTCGGGTACGACGAATTCTACTCGAAGAAATATTATGATGTAACAGATGAGAACTCCGTCAACTATGGTTTAAAGGATATTCCATTCTTTGAACAATCCATGCCTTTACTCAAAGAGCTGGATAAACCGTATTATGCAAAATTCATAACGATGACGAACCACTATCCATACATTATGAACAGCGAAGACATGAAGATGATTGATCCGGCCGATACCGGAGACGGTTCTGTTGACCGCTACTTCCAAACGGTTCGATACGAAGACGAATCTATCAAACGGTTCTTCGAATTGATGAAGGAGCAGGGAGAATACGAAGACAGTATCTTTATCCTTTACGGCGACCACTACGGAATATCCGAAAACCATAACCGTGCTATGAGTGAAATCCTTGATAAGGAAATTACTCCGTTTGAACATACACAGCTTCAGAAAGTTCCTTTGATCATCCATATTCCTGGAATGGAAGGAAAAGAAATGGATACGGTTGGAGGAGAAATCGATTTAAAACCTACGATTCTCAGCCTTCTCGGCATAGAGGAAGAAAATGATGTTCAATTCGGTACCGATTTGTTCAAAGAAGATCGGGAAAGTAAGACAATCTTCCGTGATGGAAGTGTCGTTACAGACGACTATGTCTATGCTGCCGAAGGAGACCACTGTTACGACAAATCGACAGGGGAAGAAGTCGACGGGGAAGCATGTACACCGTTGAAAAAAGACGCTCAAACGGAGTTGAATTACTCTGATAAAGTTGTTTATGGAGACTTGCTGCGTTTCTTAGATGAAAAACAAAATCAGAATACAGAGAAATAA
- a CDS encoding GH1 family beta-glucosidase, protein MTTIKFPESLKWGAATASYQIEGAVEEGGRTPSIWDVFSHTPGNVKNGDTGDRACNSYHLYREDVRHLKELGVDLYRFSISWSRIFPDRTGIPNKEGVDYYASLVDALIAEGIEPMVTLYHWDLPQYLQENGGWESRSTVDAFDTYATCMFQLFGNRVKKWLTINEPWCASFLSNFLGVHAPGKKDLQAAVDVSHHLLLAHGKAVKSFREEVPDGEIGYAPNIGWLEPYTRKQEDVHACKLGMMWQKEWFMDPVFKGSYPEELVQLFAEQGAHLRLMEGDMDTIAQPIDLMGINFYTGSLGRYHEDGGMFQVEEVPLDERRTDIGWPIYAEGFHKALTDIHQTYGNVPIYITENGACYNDGVKDGRVHDQERIDYLKQHLTALDRSIQSGVPIAGYIVWSLLDNFEWAEGYDKRFGIIHVDFETFKRTKKDSFYWYKETIKNNSFNR, encoded by the coding sequence ATGACAACTATAAAGTTTCCTGAAAGCTTAAAATGGGGTGCCGCCACGGCATCTTATCAAATCGAGGGTGCGGTGGAAGAAGGAGGCCGTACCCCTTCTATATGGGATGTGTTTTCCCATACGCCAGGCAACGTAAAAAACGGGGACACCGGTGACCGTGCATGTAACAGCTACCATTTATACAGGGAGGATGTCCGACATTTAAAAGAACTAGGCGTCGATCTTTACCGTTTCTCCATTTCATGGTCGCGGATATTTCCAGACCGAACAGGAATCCCAAATAAAGAAGGGGTCGACTATTACGCTTCCCTTGTTGACGCACTTATTGCAGAAGGTATAGAGCCGATGGTCACCCTATATCACTGGGATCTTCCTCAATATCTTCAGGAAAACGGCGGATGGGAAAGCAGATCTACCGTTGATGCGTTCGATACATATGCGACATGCATGTTCCAATTATTCGGAAACCGCGTGAAGAAGTGGTTAACAATCAACGAACCTTGGTGTGCATCCTTTCTTTCTAACTTCTTGGGTGTACATGCTCCCGGGAAAAAAGATCTGCAGGCGGCGGTGGATGTCTCTCACCATTTGCTTCTTGCACATGGGAAAGCGGTAAAATCATTCCGGGAAGAGGTTCCGGACGGGGAAATCGGCTACGCTCCAAATATCGGCTGGCTTGAACCATATACTAGGAAACAGGAGGATGTTCATGCCTGTAAGCTCGGGATGATGTGGCAGAAGGAATGGTTCATGGATCCTGTATTCAAAGGATCATATCCAGAAGAGTTAGTCCAACTTTTCGCTGAACAGGGGGCACATCTCCGGTTGATGGAAGGGGATATGGATACCATTGCCCAGCCTATCGACCTTATGGGAATCAATTTTTACACAGGGAGTCTCGGTCGTTACCATGAAGATGGCGGGATGTTTCAAGTAGAGGAGGTTCCTCTTGATGAAAGAAGAACGGATATAGGGTGGCCGATCTATGCAGAAGGTTTTCATAAAGCATTGACGGATATTCATCAAACTTACGGGAATGTTCCTATCTACATTACGGAAAATGGCGCATGCTACAATGACGGTGTCAAGGATGGAAGAGTTCATGATCAGGAGCGGATTGATTACTTAAAGCAGCATTTGACCGCACTGGATCGTTCCATTCAATCCGGAGTTCCGATCGCCGGTTATATTGTATGGTCGCTCCTGGATAATTTTGAATGGGCGGAAGGATATGATAAGCGGTTCGGGATCATTCACGTAGACTTTGAAACATTCAAAAGAACGAAGAAAGACAGCTTTTACTGGTATAAAGAAACCATTAAGAATAATTCGTTTAACCGGTAA
- a CDS encoding NAD(P)H-dependent oxidoreductase yields the protein MSVHEKKKQQLLEAAHFRYATKNFDPDKKISDEDFQFLLEIGRLSPSSFGYEPWRFVVVESEELRQKIKETAWGAYGKLPDASHFVLYLSRTGKDTRFDSDYLKDQLKTVKGMPEEHAQKFIGRIEEFQKQDFQLDTDRALLDWAGKQTYIALGNMMTAAAEIGIDSCPIEGFPIKAMHDLLEEEGLLDNGSFELSVMCAFGYRNEEQPKKTRRPIDNVVKWI from the coding sequence ATGTCTGTACATGAAAAAAAGAAGCAACAACTGTTAGAAGCAGCACACTTCCGCTATGCGACAAAGAATTTCGATCCAGATAAAAAAATCTCCGATGAAGACTTTCAATTTCTTTTAGAAATCGGCAGACTTTCCCCAAGTTCATTCGGGTATGAACCTTGGCGTTTTGTCGTTGTTGAAAGCGAAGAACTTAGACAGAAGATTAAGGAGACTGCATGGGGCGCATACGGAAAGCTGCCGGATGCAAGCCACTTTGTCCTTTATCTTTCCAGAACGGGAAAGGACACACGATTCGACTCGGATTATTTGAAAGATCAGTTAAAGACAGTAAAAGGTATGCCGGAAGAACATGCTCAAAAATTCATAGGCAGAATAGAAGAATTCCAGAAGCAGGACTTCCAATTAGATACAGATCGCGCCCTACTTGACTGGGCAGGTAAACAAACCTATATTGCATTGGGAAATATGATGACAGCAGCGGCTGAGATCGGAATTGATTCTTGTCCAATTGAAGGGTTTCCGATAAAAGCAATGCACGATCTTCTTGAAGAAGAAGGACTTCTGGATAATGGAAGCTTTGAACTGTCTGTCATGTGCGCTTTCGGTTACAGGAACGAAGAACAACCGAAAAAAACACGCCGCCCAATCGATAATGTCGTAAAATGGATCTAA
- a CDS encoding TerC family protein yields MDSLWIEYAWTLVILIGLEGLLSADNALVLAVIAKHLPDDQKKRAINYGIIGAFIFRFIALFVISFIANVWQVQAVGAVYLIYLGLKNIIGKKEEDQEEELSSGQGFWPTVLKIGAADLVFAIDSILAAVALALALPNTPLPEIGGMDGGQFLVVLAAGVAGLILIKFAATWFVKLLDKRPSLETTAYLIVAWVGVKLAVITLSHEKVGVLDEHFAHGAAWTITFWTVLLGVAIGGWFYSGKNRREVNS; encoded by the coding sequence ATGGACTCATTATGGATAGAATATGCTTGGACCCTGGTTATCCTCATTGGTTTAGAGGGTTTGTTGTCTGCGGATAATGCCCTTGTGCTTGCCGTTATCGCCAAACACTTGCCGGATGATCAGAAAAAGCGGGCCATTAACTATGGAATTATTGGTGCCTTTATCTTCCGGTTTATCGCACTTTTTGTTATTTCATTTATTGCAAACGTTTGGCAGGTTCAGGCTGTCGGTGCTGTGTACCTCATCTACTTAGGTCTGAAAAATATTATTGGTAAAAAAGAAGAAGACCAAGAGGAAGAGTTGTCTTCCGGACAAGGGTTCTGGCCGACGGTTTTAAAAATTGGTGCAGCGGATTTAGTGTTTGCTATTGATTCTATTCTTGCTGCTGTGGCTCTCGCATTAGCATTGCCTAATACCCCCCTACCGGAAATCGGAGGAATGGACGGCGGTCAATTTTTGGTTGTACTTGCCGCCGGTGTTGCAGGATTGATCTTAATCAAATTTGCTGCTACCTGGTTTGTTAAACTGCTGGATAAGCGGCCGTCTCTGGAAACTACAGCCTACCTTATTGTCGCATGGGTTGGTGTGAAACTTGCTGTTATTACACTTTCTCATGAAAAAGTTGGTGTTCTCGACGAGCATTTTGCACATGGAGCGGCCTGGACCATCACTTTTTGGACGGTTCTATTAGGGGTGGCAATAGGCGGTTGGTTCTACTCCGGGAAGAATAGAAGAGAAGTAAATAGTTAA